tcacagttattttcattcctcctccggGTTTTTAGGGAGGCACGAACAGCCTAACGGCTCACTGAGAGTCATGCGCCCAaaatcctcttcaatttcctagacaagacaaacaaaatcatgtctcacacattttttcccccctcagtgatcaaggtgtctagttatatttcagacccccccccccccgtaaaattttacatacagacatgcacggacacCATTGCGGTGTCTTCTTcgggactttccagatatcttcactggTATCCCCACCAGCCGACCAAtctagtggcgcaacatctagttcccgcatctgatttttttaaaaaagaaaaatgcaaaatattaccaCTCCACCCCATGTACCCGATATcgaaaacccctccccccaaaaaaacagcactttttatttttttgcttaccGTGGACTGtgtccaatagggtgctgaatccacttcactttcctggctgtcaggcagagaactacccctgtataaaaccccctctggaggtccaatacagggctctggttcttcactctccaagggggcctttccaattaaatcatccatgtgtgtaccccattcaagtgaattactacgcggatccacagcattataaaaattgatagttgtacccaagcactgcccgtctatagtctccatttttatttttttattttttttacactcgggccagggccttaaatacaggggcatgccagggcatgcccagacatgttcctgaaaccctattcctattggttcattccaccctcctccccctcaaaaaaacatacattgtgggtcttccattttattttattttttaaaaatcatacaaaggttttcttgcttctccttcacttgtcatgaacacttagacagcagtgccctcttgcaagaaacttttgatacttttttttagaaaccacAATATAAACATAGTCAAGGTAAGTGTAATCCTCCCCATTCACCAATGTATTAAGCCAAGACAACGGGTCAGGAAAGATATTCATGCTAgcaaacaggcttaaaatataatcaacggtTGTGGCAGTAAGATGCAAAAACCgaaaactgtaagctatattaatcacagtgttcagaatttccttcaggtagattctttgacacacaacttcaaagaatcctattctatcaaaattactccattgtctgcaacagtgggcttcctctttcttggatttaattttacatcctatgcagcagtcaagtaaataccccttatagcaatgcttaagaatcacatacaaTGCGGCTCTGATCAAtgatttcatagcgcctgagcggcaattaggggtgaaatgctccacccgggtcttctgaaggcctaaaatttcacggaaacttgtacagtcattttcttcttgatttcGTGGATCCTTCCAGGTATTTGGAGATCcgggacattctttctcctttttttaaaaaaacaaaaaaacaatcttAATTTCTAGTCCATTAATACAGATGCAATGACGATCAACcataaatataaaaatgttaCCTGCGCAATCTTAATTGCTGCAGCCTTAGGATACTCGGACACCGAGTGGTAAAACACAAACCCGCAGTCACAGCCAATTGGTGGAAAACgcacagtctcttcatcccaAGCCAACTTaaaaagaagctccataggtatcggcCTACGAAATTCACCATTGACATCGATTTCACAGCAGCGGCTTTTCTTCCTCGGAGGAGAATCCATCAATCGCTCAGAGCCGGAAGCCCGGTAGGGAAGattctcaaacactgatctagccGCTCTAGTGTTAGGCGATTCAGGGATGTCCAGGGTCTCCCAGggcggcacgttctccttctcttcttcggggctctccatcttgaccaccaccatagtgtgattttcactctcctccccggcaggggattcgcactccaactggggagtctcggtctcagaaggcgaagcgggtgagcttttcagaggggaggccatggcagaaacagcagcaacagcaaaaggctgaacgggtttctccctccccccccccaaaaggacctgtgccttaaatacaaggacatgtccggacctgttcccactcccccttttttcccattggctccacacggtggtctgagagctatgaaacctgcgcctattggtcggcgacgatggggcaagttgtttgagtggtcacatgaacccctttcccacactttattggcgggctccttttcccgccaaaccaaatgtcggggtgctacaaaacccttccctagcggtcgaggggaacggggcgagttgtttgagtggtcacatgaacccctttcccacactttattggtgggttccttttcccgccaaaccaaatgtcggggtgctacaaaacccttccctagcggtcgaggggaacggggcgagttgtttgagtggtcacatgaacccctttcccacactttattggcgggttccttttcccgccaaaccaaatgtcggggtgccccaaaaaccctccccagtggtggggggcagtgggaggagttgtttgaggggtcacttgaacccccttagggggcgggatttccagtaaaaaggggcgggaccagctgtcaaagatagttttgacataaggtatgtacttcctactacttactttaaatccattttgacctcaagaaactttcctttgattgcaatgatcaattgaaatttagcacaactatgCCATGTGAGGATAGCTGTGCTCATATTGAGACACTGCTGCTCTGTGGACCTCAGGGTAATTTTGTTGGCCACTGCAGTATGGCGCACTGCAGGATTACTCTTCCACTTATTTCCTTGCAGCATCCTTAAGTTGCTTCCTCCTTTAGCATCAGTGTATCTGGCAAGACATTTGCCAGGAGCCTTCCTGGGGACAGGAATAGGTGATGACTGTGAGAGATGTGAGGTGCAGTCAGGCTGAGGGAAGGGTGGTGTGGTGGACACTTCTTCAGGTTCACATGGCAGGTAGGCATCAAAATGGTCCCCAGAAAGGTCCCATGTAAAGCATAGCATCCTCACCAGGTGACCTTCAGTACTGAGACTCTCAGAGATGCCCATTGTGGTAGGGTTGCTCTCAGAGATGCCCATTGTGGAGAGGGAACAGAACATGCAGGCTCCTGTGATGAGGATAATAGTGTAAGGCACCATCTCCCCACTGACATTTAATTGCCATGCTGACTTTAAATTGATGGACCCTCAGTTGTTACTTACAGCAACCAGAGTAAAGAGAAAATGCCTCCTGTGAAGGAAGCTAGACTGCGCCACAAAACTCTCAAGCCAGTGCCATTCCCTACCtttcctctcactggaacacagggataagtGTGACTGCGCCACACAATTCTAGAGCCAGTGCccctccctaactctcctctcactggaacacagggataagcaaGGGCTGGTGATAGCACAAGTTCTTAGGAGAAAGGCTTttcaaaatcttggggtagcagaacttcacaCTGAGCCAGAAAtaacttcattttactgttcataGCAAACACTAAAATgattatttttctgttattttactcAATATCTCATCAGGCTTAAGAGACATTGAAGaatctgtgaaaacacattttaccccttttcacaccccctttaggggttgaatttctaaaaatctcTTCTTATTTAGTCCAtacatcatggaaggaatatattcCACAAATTTCATGTTTCCAAGTTTGGACTGAGCATTGATGAATCAATCAGGACTTTCTTCCATGTTACCTAGAACAGATGATTGGCCTATAATATCCTGGGTCCCGCtccctccttttttaaagattggtgttaCATTAgctatcctctagaccaggggtggccaaaatgtttggccacaggaccgcatgaaatatctggcgcagtgctgagggccagaaacaaatttaaatataaaatttaaataaataaattagagatggaacttagatgaatgaataaatgaatgagtgggctaaTTTACTCAgtctctctggtcctcagaacaccctccagatgcaatcagagcacagctctggtcacgttcagttgagtgggccagaggctttctggggacaagaggctggccgtgggccggatagaggctcactgcaggccgcatctggcccccgggccaaggtttggagagccctgctctagacTTTTGACACAGTGGCCAGAAGAACAGTGGCTGTTGAATATGTTAGATAACTGCATCATCAGCTCTCAATCAGACCAAAATGCTAAATCAGAAAAAGAaagatttaaattatttttccatcTATTGAGTAAAGAAAAGCACATGCTTGCTGAAattataatttctttttaaagtattCCAGATGAACACAATTTCTACATTCTGTACAACCAATTAAAACCGTTTAATCAGGTTTCAACAGTTATTTCAAAGTACTAAACAATACTGAATAagtgaaaagcaaagcaaattccCTACAGGTATTTTTTTTCAAGTAGTTATAAGCATACATGGTctggatttttcttttaaagattaCAATTTATTTGGTCTGCTTTTATACCTTCACTTTAGCACATCTCACACACTTCATACTGTTGTCACAATTCTTGAAAACCTTTGCACATTTTTCACACTTTGGTATTTTATCCAGGGCAATCCAGAATGCAATTTGAATACCAATTGTATAGTTCTGAAACCTGTTCGGAGACAACTTTAATCCAGGTTTTATTGAAGTGCTTTCCCACTTGTTATGCCATCTGAGAAAAAGCTGCTTCATTCTCCATTCCTCTGACATAATTTGTTCTGGTTTAACAAATGGCTGAAAGGATATTTCACTGTGATGAATGGAGCACCAAATACTCAAATTGGAAAAACAATACCAAGAACATCCTGTTCCGTTCTGAGACAAGAGTGAGAATTGCTGCTGAAAGAAGCATAAAAGGTTGCTGGAAAGACTCCTGGGCATCACAGTATCTTTTAATATTAGTCACAATACTCTAGCTATTAAGAGAGATAAAATAGCTTAAGGTAATACACGGCAATGAACCCGTTTCTGTTGGCCTAAGAATATGCAAGCTTTAAACTCATAAATCTTACACTGAGCAGAAGCTGATCACAACAGAGTTACAGTATTACGTCATTTGTTTTATTCCTCCACCTGGGAGACCAATACTGCAACAGCGGCCTATATAAAAAATAATGTAGATAAATGACCAAAAAAATCATAAGCTTCAAAAAAGGCTACTAATCCAAGAGGATCCACTGTATAACAGCAACAAAATATAAGCTGTCATATCATCATTAGCAGGAAAAAACTAGACAATatgcaaacaaaaaaataaaaatcagaagtAGCAGCAGCTAAATCTATTAAACAATATCTCTGTTTACCACATATGTCACTAGAATGAAGTGTGAAGTGTTCTTGGCAAGGCCAAAGCTCCTCTTGAATTGGATCTTCACCGCATTCCTATTCTTACAGGGCCATAAATGCTTTCAACTTCTTCAAGTCCGATATCATACATAGATTCATCCCTCTCAGCTACTTGAACATCACTGCCAATCAAGCTTAATTTATTAGGCTCATCCTTTTCTACTCCCTGTGCAGAGAAAGATGCTCAGTGACTTGTGTGAGAGCTTGAAGCAGCTCTCTCCACTGCCTAGAATAAAAGTTCATGTCATAAATGTCAAGAAAATTCTCTCTAAAAGGCTTAGGAGACTTTTATAAAATCTTAGTAGAATGTTTATCAGTGCCAGGAAACTGGCTTCAATTGCGCCTTTCAGCAAATAAGATGTAAATTGGTATTAAAAGTAGTTTGAAGCTATAatgcacactttttaaaaaaagaaaaggaacaaaatgatctttttaattaaataaaaggtTGTTATTGCTGTTaaccaaaaatatatattttttaaaaactcaaagaTACGAAAACACAAGTCTGATAAATCAACTGATCGGAACAGATTAGAAAGATTCATTTGCTTGCCACACATTTCTTGAAGTGTAACTTATGGTTGACAGATATTTCACATATGATTCAAGGTGGGACAAGAAGTATATTTAATTCAGAAAGGCAgtcttgtttttctcttcttccccatcctcactttttttttaaacaaacaaaaaagaaggcaGTATAGAATCTGAGCGCTGTAGACCAAAACCACTTCTGTCATATGTGGCTGGGGAATTGGTGCTGCCTCTTCAAAAGGTTGCTGGCAAGCCAGAAGGAAGGTTAGAAGTGCTGtacaaaaaaaagataaaaaagagaGACAGATAAATTAAATTTGCCATAGGTTGATGGATTACCAAATGAAACCTCTCTCCCCTTGAGTCCCAGCTCCCAAAGCCTTTGTCAGCCAAGTATGATCCAAGGGAGGTGAAAGTAACATGGGAAATGTGAATGCCTCTTCCTTCCCATTCCCACTAGGACTCTACTCCCCAAACCAACACATAGTTGTTTATACACTCTCCCACAAGACAATTTAACAATGAAAATGGGGCCCCCACAGAGAAGCTATTTTAATCAGATATACATTATAAAAATTCACAtttcaaagaaagaaattcagattacacacacacactcctgacAGTTGCTCCTGTTACCGTCTTACAAGAAGATACCAAGAGATTCCAAAGAAAATACACCAGTGTCTAAATATGAAATACCATCGGATGCACTGAGCCAATGAAATCTGGAAATACATCCCACACCAACAGCTTGTACAATCACTCAGCATTCACATTAGAAGGCAATTAACACTTATTTTGCCTCACAACTAGTCCAGAAACCTAAAGTTGGATGAAGTCCTCTGCTtagagtaaaaaaacaaaaaacagatccAGAGATAATGGTGATCTTTTGCAAGACCTAACACAGGAACCGACAAAAGTCTCATACTCCATTTTCCTTCTAGACTTACAAAGTACACAAATTAACAATTGATTTAAGACTATTTGCTTTACAAATCTGTGGCTCTCTCTCAAAGCAGGAATTTTCTGTGCATAAGGTAACtatgtatttttccccctctccagttAAAAGTCCACAGACATGGAATAAAACCTATTAGTGAAATACGTTTCACAAAATGCACTTAGTTATTCAGGCAGCATGAGTAACAAGTACTCAAGAAACCGATCAATGCATGGGAATATGGGAGGTACGCTCAGGCCTCCCATGCATTCTAATGGGTCAGAGCACTGCCTGTGAAAAACAGAACTATAGTGAGCTACAGGAACTCTCCACAGGTGCTATGCTTGCCCCATGGACTAGATCAGCGGTcttcaaactggagactgctgcgtgCCAAGAGCAGCCTCCCTTGCAtgactggagcttaccattctgccagggaGCCTCTCATCTTCGCACCTTTATCTCCCCCAAACCTCGCAACTGTCAGACTCATCTGTTCGCAAATCCAGCTACAAAGTCTCCTGGGATGACAGAACATGGAAGCAGCTGGCCGGCACAAGGTTTGGGGGAGACTGGGTGCAAAGATGAGAACCTCCCCTGCAGAACACTAAGCTCCATTCACATGGGGGAGGGTTAGCATGGGTGGCAGATCTGGTCCACGGGCAATAGTTTGGAGAGCCTTGGATTAGATCATGCCTTAAGTGTATACTGAATCATGAATCATAATAAGCATGAATCATAATAAAGTGTATACTTTATTCAGTTGCATTTAAAATGCAGTCAATCACAGCATTTCAAAAAAGCAGATGAATCGCAATCTACTCCTCTTTATGGAGATTATAAGTCaataaagacattttttttccatttaaaaaatcttATGACTGATAATAGCAAAACAAAGCAGGTAGTTGACATTCTTCTTCATGCTGAAGATTTTGGTACCTACGCTATGGCAATACATGTGCTCTGGATATCAGAGCAAGCTGTGGGTGCAGGTCTTCCTCCTCTGAAGTTGTCTGCATAGACAGCTCATTTGGGGAGTTTACATGTAAGTTAGAAATACTGAAGTGCACAAGATTACAAGCATTTATCAATGTATTTTAAGTAACAGTTTCACTTACTATCGTTGGGGCTCAATGAAATACACTTTGGCTCATACCATGCTATTATATGCCATATTCATGTGTTTCTTGTTAACAAATGGTTATGACATAGAGCAGCATCGTATGAGCCAAAGTGTGTATTTCACTGAGCCCCAAGAATAACTAGAATACTTTCTAGTGCTGTGTGTTGTCTACTGTGATTGCAACAGGTGGTTCACACAAGAAGAAAACACTACAATATTAAAGCAAATAGTGCTTAATATCTCATATACTGATGCCACAGCCCATTTAGAGAAACTGGCAGGGACAGCTAATTAAGAAGTCCAAAACAAATACCTGGTGTAAGTTCAAATCTTTTAAGTCTATACACAAATGCATGCTACAACCGAACTCTTAGCAGTACACATTTCTCTAGCTAAATAATGCTGCTATGACAACTTAGCACAGCAGAGTGGAATTAAATGCGCTTagtaatgttggcatccttcagtctcggaagaccatggtgtcacgctctgaatggtcgttctggaacagtatcctctccagtgtgcgaagcctgggtaaagtaggtatggaggataggctgatacccgtgcagcaaatcccccctctccatgtcgctgaaatggtccaatggaaaggcagaggccaatacagttggttccagcggtgtcgcaggagttgccagaacgtgactgtgttcagccatgaactgcctcagggactccggctccggattttgcctcgaggttaactcctgaagccttttccataactggatgtagccacaaggcagtggaggtttgggatcagagttttccttctctcagatgagctgccttcccaggctgacgagtcccatctacccggtggctgtttagtcgcctcttatgacaagtacagccaaactgagggcctattcttatccccagcccccaggggaagcttGGTAATAAATATTTGGTAATCCAttgaataaaaattaaaagtCAAGGTCAATGATTCAGGATTCAATCCTCAAAGGATATGCACACATTTTAGAttgttttctgttgcattttcCCCCATCCCACGGCCAAGTAGgagaaatttttaattttttagaaAGAGAAACAAACTATTCCACTTCTTTGCTGGCACAAAGGCATGTGTTTCAAGAAATATACACTTTCAAGTCACTGAAACATGATAATCACACAATCCCttctgcctactgcatgggaatGTTCTCTCTTTTCACACTGATGAACAGATTCTTTTAATTTGATCATGCTCTCACAGTCTTTCACATGCTGGTATGTCaaaccagaagctttttaaaaaatgccagcaCATGTTTGCACAAAGCTAGAAGTTCTTTTGACAATAGCTCCTTCAACATAGCAACAGCTTATGCATCTAACCACTAAGGGAAGATGCAAACGTTTCAACTGAAATGTTATAAAGAAGCCCAGGGAACTGGAAGCATGAGATAATTTCAATTTCTTGCTATCTCTTATATCTTGAATGCTTCTTGAAATCAGCAAATGGTGTCCTTTatattctaggccaggggtgcccaaatcctggccctggggccacttgcggcccccgaggattcccaatctggcccatggggagcctccagtcttcaatgagcttctggccctccggagacttgctggaacctgactggcccaacgcaactgctctcagcatgatggccgactgtttgacctcttgtgtgagctgtgggatgagggctccctctactgcttgctgtttcacgtctatgatgctgtagcagcagcagcagcaaagggaaagctggccttgctttgtgcaaggccttttaaaggccttgagttattgcaacaccttcattcattcatacaagttccatctctaataaattcatttatgtaactttattcaaatttgaaatgtaaattaattctttttttcccggcccccaacatagtgtcagagagatgatgtggccctcctgccaaaaagtttggacacccctgttctaggccatCATGAACATGAAGAAAACAcaatacaggtataacttaattatccatggatttttcacccacaattttatctcaatgcaatgagaagggccctttcaactaAAGGAAAAAACTGACAATAGCCGtgttaatgtgggagagggcagctggcagacaattcatcattttctctccagatccttagaacagcttcactccatgGTAAGTGACACCTTCCTTCCCCCTTAgtatgtgaaagaaggctaagtggaagtgattattatctcctccattttttccctgcaatgcagctcctggtgaaaggaggggttgctggctcagagtgaagcctttctaagagcctggagagagactgattgtgtgtctgatgcattacaaaggacagcaaggctgtttttaaatcaccttgcaaagggacattgttttttaaatgatttgctttcatgcgatttttgccatccatatgagctctgggaacggaaccctcacaaaataaggagactcaacctgtaagtGACTTCTAGTATCATGCCCTCCGAACTTGCCTGGAAGGAGAAAGTAAGGAAAATATGAAGCTGAAATAGATTTTACTTATATGGAGATgacaaaaaaaaggagcaccacaTAGCAGCCCAGGCATGGGACTGAAACTTAAAAGTGTACAGTAAGTTCACATGCATTTCAAACAGGCTGGCAACTTTTCATCCTGGGAAGCACTAATTTATCTTAAACTTTACCTTCAGAATCTTCAAGAGCAGTTCCAGCACTTCCCTATCCTGCAAAAAATTCCATACTGAGAAGAGATAAACTTATAATGAGGCGTACTTACAAATTCTGAATGACGTTATCCATGTATCAATGCTGTGGTTGTTCAGGACAGACATTCACAGTTCTATAAATCTCTTTTAGGAGAAGCAAAGCAGTGTCTTCAGATTCCCTGTAGATTAAAAAGACACAGCTGTCCTAGGAAAGGTCTACTTTCAGTAAAGCACACTATTCTATTCTGCATTTTTGTCAAGAaagacaaattattattattaaaaagatttataaactgcttttcagctCAAAAGCAGTGTACAGTTAATCCAACATatacaaataataaaaacaaaaaccaccaacAAAGATCCAACAAAATACCTAAGTGCTATCTTTAACACATAAAGCTTGGGCACtttgttttaatcttttcttttcaaatctgTCCCTCCTAGACTCCACAAGCATACTTTTCTTCTTCACCTCATTGCTGATTACTTAagctggtgtttctcaaactgtgggtcgggactcactaagtgggccatgagccaaattcaggtgagtccccattcatttgggGAGATGtaatagatctgtacttttaagtggctaccatgtatatgcttctaaaaatgatagtcaacggggcttaattctgggtaactgtggataggtCTGCAGCCTTTGgcatgtttgaggaattttttaaaaacagatcagcaacttcttggaagggttaggagggctctttattttaaataaattttgaaatttaaacttactgtaaacttttagtttacttaattaattgatttgattttgtcatatagtggtgttaaaaaa
This portion of the Tiliqua scincoides isolate rTilSci1 chromosome 3, rTilSci1.hap2, whole genome shotgun sequence genome encodes:
- the LOC136645214 gene encoding uncharacterized protein; this encodes MASPLKSSPASPSETETPQLECESPAGEESENHTMVVVKMESPEEEKENVPPWETLDIPESPNTRAARSVFENLPYRASGSERLMDSPPRKKSRCCEIDVNGEFRRPIPMELLFKLAWDEETVRFPPIGCDCGFVFYHSVSEYPKAAAIKIAQEKECPGSPNTWKDPRNQEENDCTSFREILGLQKTRVEHFTPNCRSGAMKSLIRAALYVILKHCYKGTGLQSKMLTHCTNSTEYDLRETKRLFQEWMRSGRLI